In Streptomyces sp. NBC_00306, a single genomic region encodes these proteins:
- a CDS encoding organic hydroperoxide resistance protein yields the protein MSIQQSDVLYTAVATAENGRDGRVSTDDGKLDVVVNPPKEMGGSGAGTNPEQLFAAGYSACFQGALGVVARQENADITGSTVTAEVGIGKNDEGFGIIVKITASIPNVDAATAKALIEKAHQVCPYSKATRGNITVDLAV from the coding sequence ATGTCCATTCAGCAGTCCGACGTCCTGTACACCGCTGTCGCCACCGCGGAGAACGGCCGTGACGGCCGCGTCTCCACCGATGACGGCAAGCTCGACGTGGTCGTCAACCCGCCGAAGGAGATGGGCGGTTCCGGGGCGGGCACCAACCCGGAGCAGCTCTTCGCCGCCGGTTACAGCGCCTGCTTCCAGGGTGCGCTGGGTGTCGTCGCCCGCCAGGAGAACGCCGACATCACGGGCTCGACGGTCACCGCCGAGGTCGGCATCGGCAAGAACGACGAGGGCTTCGGGATCATCGTCAAGATCACGGCGTCCATCCCGAACGTCGACGCCGCCACGGCCAAGGCCCTGATCGAGAAGGCCCACCAGGTCTGCCCGTACTCCAAGGCGACCCGCGGCAACATCACGGTCGACCTCGCGGTCTGA
- a CDS encoding NADP-dependent oxidoreductase, translating to MSALPETSREWHLVARPHGWPKAEDFALREVPVSEPAEGRVLVRNLYFSVDPYMRGRMNDVKSYTPPFQLDRPMEGGAVGEVIASNAEGFAVGDHVLHGLGWREYADVPAKHATKVDGSVAPLSAYLGVLGMPGLTAYAGLFEVASFKEGDAVFVSGAAGAVGSQVGQLARIKGASRVIGSAGSDEKVKLLVEEYGFDAAFNYKNGPVAQQLKEAAPDGIDVYFDNVGGEHLEAALSSFNVHGRATICGMIAQYNNTEAAPGPRNLALVIGKRLRLQGMLVNDHNDLAPQFVKDVAGWIASGELKYNETVVEGIENGYDAFVGLLRGENTGKMIVSLTR from the coding sequence ATGTCCGCACTTCCGGAGACCAGCCGTGAATGGCACCTCGTCGCCCGCCCGCACGGCTGGCCCAAGGCGGAGGACTTCGCCCTGCGTGAGGTGCCGGTGTCGGAGCCGGCCGAGGGCCGCGTCCTCGTCCGCAACCTGTACTTCTCGGTCGACCCGTACATGCGCGGCCGGATGAACGACGTGAAGTCGTACACCCCGCCCTTCCAGCTCGACCGTCCCATGGAGGGCGGCGCGGTCGGCGAGGTCATCGCCTCCAACGCCGAGGGCTTCGCCGTCGGCGACCACGTCCTGCACGGCCTCGGCTGGCGCGAGTACGCGGATGTCCCCGCGAAGCACGCCACCAAGGTCGACGGCTCCGTCGCCCCGCTCTCGGCCTACCTCGGCGTCCTCGGCATGCCCGGCCTCACCGCCTACGCCGGTCTCTTCGAGGTGGCCTCCTTCAAGGAGGGCGACGCCGTCTTCGTCTCCGGCGCGGCCGGAGCGGTGGGGAGCCAGGTCGGCCAGCTGGCCCGGATCAAGGGCGCCTCCCGCGTCATCGGCTCGGCAGGCTCCGACGAGAAGGTCAAGCTCCTCGTCGAGGAGTACGGCTTCGACGCCGCGTTCAACTACAAGAACGGCCCCGTCGCCCAGCAGCTGAAGGAAGCCGCCCCCGACGGCATCGACGTCTACTTCGACAACGTCGGCGGCGAGCACCTCGAAGCCGCGCTCTCCTCGTTCAACGTGCACGGCCGCGCCACCATCTGCGGCATGATCGCCCAGTACAACAACACCGAGGCGGCCCCCGGCCCGCGCAACCTCGCCCTGGTCATCGGCAAGCGCCTGCGCCTCCAGGGCATGCTCGTCAACGACCACAACGACCTCGCGCCGCAGTTCGTGAAGGACGTCGCCGGCTGGATCGCCTCCGGTGAGCTCAAGTACAACGAGACCGTCGTCGAGGGCATCGAGAACGGCTACGACGCCTTCGTCGGCCTGCTCCGCGGTGAGAACACCGGAAAGATGATCGTTTCCCTCACCCGCTAG
- a CDS encoding MarR family winged helix-turn-helix transcriptional regulator, with protein sequence MATPRTDPLTVEVVDLIGSVVARYYTEYEQVAAQHSLTGAQARVLGLLTLEPMPMRRIAVKLKCEPSNITGIVDRLESRGLVERRPDANDRRVKLAAPTDDGLETARRLRESLDFAREPLAQLTDEERTVLRDLLRRMLGEDAAATG encoded by the coding sequence ATGGCCACCCCACGTACCGATCCCCTGACCGTCGAGGTCGTCGACCTCATCGGCTCCGTCGTGGCCCGGTACTACACGGAGTACGAGCAGGTCGCGGCCCAGCACTCGCTGACCGGCGCGCAGGCGCGCGTCCTCGGGCTGCTCACGCTGGAGCCCATGCCGATGCGGCGTATCGCCGTGAAGCTGAAGTGCGAGCCGTCGAACATCACCGGCATCGTGGACCGGCTGGAGAGCCGCGGGCTGGTGGAGCGCCGGCCGGACGCGAACGACCGCCGGGTCAAGCTCGCCGCCCCCACCGACGACGGTCTGGAGACGGCGCGGCGGCTGCGGGAGTCACTGGACTTCGCCCGTGAGCCTCTGGCGCAGCTGACGGACGAGGAGCGGACCGTTCTGCGGGACCTGCTCAGGCGGATGCTCGGCGAGGACGCCGCGGCGACGGGCTGA
- a CDS encoding SCO2400 family protein, whose protein sequence is MDYCYQCRRHLNGALACAGCGTPVEELRHRSPSAPAAEHVLELDEVSAPAGHRRSRRQAPARPKSSGRRGRKRRGRKVLIGVVGLVLAAGALSLAELALENPGDDGAATAVKEADSEETEFAPLPPEANESPEGPDGVTEQPVETSATSARPTSTVTVAGTAGTGSPAGEDPGEGNGPPPSSRADEPSDPDQSPSSSAQPSESSGPGGGSPTNPAPGTPTPSPTPTPTCNRFLFWCL, encoded by the coding sequence ATGGATTACTGCTACCAGTGTCGACGGCACCTCAACGGCGCCCTGGCCTGTGCAGGCTGCGGCACGCCCGTCGAGGAGCTCAGGCATCGAAGCCCCAGCGCCCCCGCGGCGGAGCACGTCCTCGAGTTGGACGAGGTGTCCGCGCCGGCGGGTCATCGGCGTTCGCGCCGCCAGGCCCCTGCGCGTCCGAAGTCCTCGGGCCGACGGGGGCGCAAGCGGCGTGGCCGCAAGGTGCTCATCGGCGTCGTCGGTCTGGTGCTCGCGGCCGGTGCGCTGAGCCTCGCCGAACTGGCCCTGGAGAACCCGGGCGACGACGGAGCGGCGACGGCCGTGAAGGAAGCGGACAGCGAGGAGACGGAGTTCGCTCCGCTGCCTCCGGAGGCGAACGAGAGCCCGGAGGGTCCCGACGGCGTCACCGAGCAGCCGGTCGAGACCTCGGCCACATCCGCACGGCCCACCTCCACCGTCACCGTCGCGGGGACCGCCGGCACGGGCAGTCCTGCCGGGGAGGATCCGGGCGAGGGGAACGGCCCGCCGCCTTCGTCGCGGGCCGACGAGCCGTCCGATCCCGATCAGTCGCCGTCGTCCTCCGCGCAGCCGAGCGAGTCGTCCGGCCCCGGCGGCGGGTCGCCCACGAACCCCGCGCCCGGCACCCCCACGCCGTCGCCAACCCCCACGCCGACCTGCAACCGGTTCCTCTTCTGGTGCCTGTGA
- a CDS encoding rod shape-determining protein codes for MTVSLEQLRRCHVAVDLGAARTRVFVKGAGLVVDEPSVAAVNTRTGALIAVGALAEKMTGRTPDYIRVVRPVSGGTVVDIEMAQRMLRHLLGEKLRRQLRRKPRLRAAACTPHDSDPLAQRAAVETLVGLGARRVELVDTLIAAAVGCGLPVEQPTASMIIVCGAATTQIAVLSLGAIVTAERIPVGGNAIDYAVIQHLRHQHELMLPSQSVRPLQLALRGNGLTPQGPASTEIHGRDVATGLARSVRVDTAAVRDAIHTPLTSVLDGIGKVLRDCPPDLVADLAERGIMMVGGSALLPGLDEMLHEATGMPVQIAERPDICAVLGLGAMLEGKVQPLLLNPLAEAEAG; via the coding sequence GTGACCGTCAGTCTTGAGCAGTTGCGCCGTTGCCATGTCGCCGTCGACCTGGGAGCCGCACGGACCAGGGTCTTCGTGAAGGGCGCCGGACTCGTCGTCGACGAGCCGAGCGTCGCCGCCGTGAACACCCGTACAGGCGCGCTGATCGCGGTCGGCGCGCTCGCCGAGAAGATGACGGGCCGTACGCCCGACTACATCCGCGTCGTCCGGCCCGTCTCCGGCGGCACGGTCGTCGACATCGAGATGGCCCAGCGGATGCTCCGTCACCTTCTGGGCGAGAAGCTGCGCCGGCAGCTGCGCCGCAAGCCGCGGCTGCGCGCCGCCGCCTGCACACCGCACGACAGCGACCCGCTGGCGCAGCGCGCCGCGGTCGAGACCCTGGTCGGCCTCGGTGCCCGCCGGGTGGAGCTCGTCGACACCCTGATCGCGGCGGCCGTCGGCTGCGGGCTGCCCGTGGAGCAGCCGACCGCGAGCATGATCATCGTGTGCGGTGCGGCGACCACCCAGATCGCCGTGCTCTCGCTCGGCGCGATCGTCACCGCCGAGCGGATCCCCGTGGGCGGCAACGCCATCGACTACGCGGTCATCCAGCACCTGCGCCACCAGCACGAGCTGATGCTGCCGAGCCAGTCGGTACGCCCCCTGCAACTCGCCCTGCGCGGCAACGGACTGACCCCTCAGGGGCCGGCTTCGACCGAGATCCACGGGCGGGACGTGGCCACCGGCCTCGCGCGTTCCGTGCGGGTCGACACCGCCGCCGTGCGGGACGCCATCCACACCCCGCTGACCTCCGTGCTCGACGGGATCGGCAAGGTCCTGCGGGACTGCCCGCCCGACCTGGTCGCCGACCTCGCGGAGCGGGGCATCATGATGGTCGGCGGTTCGGCGCTGCTGCCAGGCCTGGACGAGATGCTGCACGAGGCCACCGGTATGCCGGTCCAGATCGCCGAACGCCCCGACATCTGTGCCGTACTGGGTCTCGGCGCGATGCTGGAGGGCAAGGTCCAGCCGCTGCTCCTCAACCCGCTGGCCGAGGCCGAGGCCGGCTGA